Proteins found in one Pectobacterium atrosepticum genomic segment:
- a CDS encoding sugar ABC transporter ATP-binding protein, giving the protein MTSTSQSRLEMRNISISFSGFHALKQVNFTLEGGSIHALTGANGAGKSTLMTILSGAYDHYQGDILINGKLVDIHSPRDAKRYGIHLVQQEVDVALVPTLSVAENIMLDTLAQDGHLLNWPQIYSQAQALLDQLGVPLNVRQRLDTCSLAEKQQILLARALSHECRFLILDEPTAPLDQAESARLFQVVRRLQADGIGIVFISHRIHELSEICDTLTVLRDGEFVSSGVMQGLSGEEIVERMLGHRLDDIFPPRRTTPSEEPLLQVIGLHDETLLHNISLTLHKGEILGIAGLAGAGKTELCKALFGAEPCQIAQGKYRGKPWQPHSPHQSVEQGLALVPEERRKEGIFIDESVTMNLSITATDSFSLWGIFNRGKALRWAKQIVERLAVRTTGPAQKLARLSGGNQQKVAIGKWLRSEAQVLIFDEPTKGVDIKAKQDLFTLIDGLARQGKGIIYASGEFSELVGLCDRICVLWDGRIVAELNAAEIDEETLLLYSTGGTPT; this is encoded by the coding sequence ATGACCTCTACCTCCCAAAGCCGACTGGAGATGCGCAACATTTCCATCTCCTTTTCTGGTTTCCACGCCCTCAAGCAGGTTAACTTCACATTGGAAGGTGGTTCGATTCATGCCCTGACCGGCGCAAACGGTGCGGGAAAATCCACGCTGATGACGATCCTATCGGGCGCTTACGATCACTATCAGGGCGATATTCTGATTAATGGTAAGCTGGTCGATATCCATTCGCCGCGTGATGCCAAGCGGTACGGCATTCATCTGGTGCAGCAGGAAGTCGATGTCGCGTTGGTTCCCACGCTGTCCGTGGCGGAAAACATTATGCTGGATACGCTGGCACAGGACGGGCATCTACTGAATTGGCCGCAGATATACAGTCAGGCGCAGGCGCTGCTTGACCAACTTGGCGTTCCCCTCAATGTTCGCCAACGTCTGGATACCTGCTCGCTGGCCGAAAAACAGCAAATTCTACTCGCCCGTGCGTTATCCCACGAGTGTCGCTTCCTGATTTTAGATGAACCCACCGCCCCGCTGGATCAGGCTGAAAGTGCGCGTCTCTTTCAGGTGGTTCGTCGCTTACAGGCCGATGGCATCGGGATCGTATTCATTTCCCATCGTATTCATGAACTGAGCGAAATCTGCGATACCTTGACCGTTCTGCGTGACGGCGAGTTTGTTAGCAGTGGCGTGATGCAGGGGCTGAGCGGCGAAGAGATTGTAGAGAGAATGCTGGGGCATCGGCTTGACGATATCTTCCCACCGCGCCGTACCACACCTTCAGAAGAGCCGCTGCTTCAGGTCATCGGTTTGCACGACGAGACGCTGCTGCACAATATTTCGCTCACGCTGCACAAAGGGGAAATTCTGGGCATTGCCGGGCTGGCCGGTGCGGGTAAAACCGAGTTGTGTAAAGCACTATTCGGCGCAGAACCCTGCCAGATAGCGCAAGGTAAATATCGCGGCAAACCCTGGCAACCTCATTCGCCTCATCAATCCGTCGAGCAAGGTCTGGCACTGGTTCCTGAAGAGCGGCGCAAGGAAGGCATTTTTATTGATGAATCCGTCACCATGAATCTCAGCATCACGGCCACAGACAGCTTTTCCCTCTGGGGAATATTCAATCGTGGCAAGGCATTGCGCTGGGCGAAACAGATTGTTGAGCGGCTTGCGGTTCGCACCACCGGCCCAGCGCAAAAGCTCGCACGCCTGTCGGGTGGGAATCAACAAAAAGTCGCCATTGGCAAGTGGCTACGCAGTGAAGCACAGGTTCTGATTTTTGATGAACCCACCAAAGGCGTCGATATCAAGGCCAAGCAGGACTTGTTCACGCTGATTGACGGCCTCGCACGACAGGGTAAAGGCATTATTTATGCGTCGGGCGAGTTTTCCGAACTTGTCGGTCTCTGCGATCGCATCTGCGTGCTATGGGATGGCCGGATTGTCGCAGAGCTAAACGCCGCTGAGATTGACGAAGAAACCCTACTTTTATATTCAACTGGAGGAACTCCCACGTGA
- a CDS encoding oxidoreductase: MHTTTVRVQVGPANYFSFPGAIDKLLEFYPPEVLKNALWIYGERAIAAARPYLPAEFEAPSARRVQFSAHCSEGEVAKLVAQAGDDCQVVIGVGGGAVLDTAKVAARHIGVPLVAIPTIAATCAAWTPLSVWYNDAGQALRFEIFPDANHLVLVEPRIMLAAPVEYLLAGVGDTLAKWYEAVVLSPQPETLPLSVRLGLQTALDIRNVLLQQSAAALEAVKRGELTQDFLDVVDAIIAGGGMVGGLGERYTRVAAAHAVHNGLTVLPQTERFLHGTKVAYGILVQSALLGDSETLLQLKAAFKVFGLPTSLAELDVDIHDRAALQAVIARTLQAGESIHYLPLSLNEDVLLAAFNTVELSGK, encoded by the coding sequence ATGCACACAACGACCGTTCGCGTACAGGTTGGCCCTGCCAACTATTTTTCCTTTCCCGGTGCTATCGATAAGTTGCTGGAGTTTTACCCGCCAGAGGTGCTGAAAAACGCGCTGTGGATTTATGGTGAGCGTGCGATTGCAGCGGCTCGGCCCTATTTACCGGCCGAGTTTGAAGCACCTTCAGCCCGACGTGTTCAATTTAGTGCGCATTGCAGTGAGGGTGAAGTGGCAAAACTGGTCGCGCAAGCGGGCGATGACTGTCAGGTTGTCATCGGTGTCGGCGGCGGCGCTGTACTGGATACCGCGAAGGTCGCTGCGCGTCATATCGGCGTGCCGCTGGTAGCCATTCCGACTATTGCGGCAACCTGTGCAGCCTGGACGCCGCTGTCCGTCTGGTATAACGATGCCGGACAGGCACTGCGTTTTGAAATTTTTCCCGATGCTAACCATCTGGTACTGGTGGAGCCGCGGATTATGCTCGCAGCGCCGGTGGAATACCTACTGGCAGGGGTCGGCGATACGCTGGCGAAGTGGTATGAAGCCGTGGTTCTCAGCCCCCAGCCTGAAACGCTGCCTCTTTCTGTTCGTTTGGGCTTACAGACTGCGCTAGATATCCGCAATGTCTTGTTGCAACAAAGTGCGGCTGCGTTAGAAGCCGTCAAGCGTGGCGAGTTGACGCAGGATTTTCTGGATGTGGTAGATGCGATCATTGCCGGGGGCGGCATGGTTGGTGGGTTGGGAGAGCGATATACTCGCGTGGCGGCGGCACATGCGGTTCATAACGGCTTGACGGTGTTGCCGCAAACCGAACGCTTTCTGCACGGCACCAAAGTGGCTTATGGCATTCTGGTGCAAAGCGCCTTGCTGGGAGATAGCGAAACGTTGCTCCAGTTGAAAGCGGCGTTCAAGGTGTTTGGTTTACCTACATCGCTGGCTGAGTTGGATGTGGATATTCACGATCGTGCTGCGCTTCAGGCCGTGATTGCACGTACTTTGCAAGCGGGGGAATCCATTCATTATCTGCCATTGTCGTTAAATGAAGACGTCTTGCTGGCAGCGTTTAACACCGTTGAGTTGAGCGGGAAATAA
- a CDS encoding KTSC domain-containing protein, translating into MQRKRVSSTELFSVGYDAEKSQLEVELLNGSIYLYNGVARMIYEELMASKAKYRYYASYIKNSFPYEKTQ; encoded by the coding sequence TTGCAGAGAAAACGCGTTTCATCAACAGAGTTGTTTTCAGTCGGGTACGATGCAGAAAAAAGTCAGTTGGAGGTCGAGCTGCTGAACGGGAGCATCTATCTCTACAACGGCGTAGCTCGTATGATTTATGAAGAGCTGATGGCAAGCAAGGCGAAGTACCGTTACTACGCCAGCTATATCAAAAACTCATTTCCCTACGAGAAAACACAGTAG
- a CDS encoding glutathione S-transferase, which produces MIHVHHLEKSRSTRATWLLEELGVDYEIIRYARDPKTFSAPTSLKQIHPLGKSPVITDGELTIAESGAIVEYLIETYGNGRFRPQSGQALLDYRFWLHFAEGSLMPLLVMRLVLAKTESAPMPFFIRPIARKIVQSIEQAFIVPRLTTQLQFIEQHLSKQNWFAGESFSGADIQMAVPLVLAKTRLDFSLYPHIQQYIERIENQPAFQRALAQD; this is translated from the coding sequence ATGATACACGTTCATCACCTCGAAAAATCCCGTTCGACCCGAGCGACCTGGCTGTTGGAAGAACTGGGCGTTGACTATGAAATTATTCGCTACGCACGTGACCCCAAAACCTTTAGCGCCCCAACATCGCTCAAGCAGATTCACCCGCTAGGGAAATCGCCAGTGATTACCGATGGCGAATTGACCATTGCCGAATCTGGGGCCATTGTGGAATACCTGATTGAGACTTACGGTAATGGCAGATTTCGTCCACAGAGCGGACAAGCGTTGCTGGATTATCGCTTCTGGCTGCATTTTGCCGAAGGTTCGCTCATGCCGCTTCTGGTGATGCGTCTGGTATTGGCGAAAACAGAATCCGCACCGATGCCGTTTTTCATCCGCCCGATAGCACGCAAAATTGTGCAAAGTATCGAACAGGCCTTTATTGTGCCGCGATTGACCACTCAGCTTCAGTTCATCGAACAGCATCTGAGTAAACAAAACTGGTTTGCAGGAGAGTCGTTCAGCGGTGCCGATATACAAATGGCAGTACCGCTGGTTTTGGCGAAAACGCGTCTGGATTTCAGCCTCTATCCACACATTCAACAATACATTGAGCGGATAGAAAACCAGCCAGCTTTTCAACGGGCTCTTGCTCAGGATTAA
- the fghA gene encoding S-formylglutathione hydrolase has translation MNPSLELLEEHRMFGGWQQRYRHVSDTLNTAMTFSIYLPPTQDDTPPPVLYWLSGLTCNDENFTTKAGAQRVASELGLVLVMPDTSPRGDGVADDTGYDLGQGAGFYVNATQAPWAAHYRMYDYISTELPALIQQHFNVNSRQSISGHSMGGHGALMLALRNPEQFLSASAFAPIVNPSQVPWGRKALTAYLGEDETQWLQYDSCYLLANSQKKLPMLVDQGDCDQFLPDQLQPAKLEALANQYAWPLTLRTQSGYDHSYFFIASFIEDHLRFHAQYLFEEESLTR, from the coding sequence ATGAACCCATCACTGGAACTGCTGGAAGAACACCGTATGTTTGGCGGCTGGCAACAGCGCTATCGCCATGTGTCAGACACACTGAACACCGCCATGACGTTCAGCATTTATCTGCCACCAACACAGGATGACACTCCACCGCCCGTGCTTTACTGGCTGTCTGGGTTAACCTGCAATGACGAAAACTTTACGACGAAAGCAGGCGCCCAGCGCGTTGCCTCCGAGCTGGGTCTGGTTCTGGTGATGCCGGATACCAGCCCGCGCGGCGATGGCGTAGCGGACGATACTGGGTACGATCTGGGTCAGGGTGCAGGATTCTATGTGAATGCCACACAGGCTCCTTGGGCAGCACACTACCGGATGTATGACTACATCAGCACGGAATTGCCGGCACTGATCCAGCAGCATTTTAACGTGAATAGCCGCCAGTCCATCAGTGGACATTCGATGGGCGGCCACGGTGCGCTGATGCTGGCGCTACGCAACCCGGAGCAATTTCTGTCTGCATCGGCGTTCGCGCCGATCGTTAACCCAAGCCAGGTTCCGTGGGGGCGTAAGGCGCTTACCGCTTACCTTGGTGAGGACGAAACACAGTGGTTGCAGTATGACAGTTGCTATTTGCTAGCAAATAGCCAGAAAAAACTGCCAATGCTGGTCGATCAGGGGGATTGCGATCAATTCCTTCCCGACCAATTGCAACCGGCAAAACTGGAAGCGCTAGCAAACCAGTATGCGTGGCCGCTGACACTGCGGACGCAGTCCGGCTATGATCACAGCTATTTCTTCATCGCCAGTTTTATCGAAGATCACCTGCGCTTCCACGCCCAGTACCTGTTTGAAGAAGAGTCGCTCACACGATAG
- a CDS encoding S-(hydroxymethyl)glutathione dehydrogenase/class III alcohol dehydrogenase codes for MIKTRAAIAWGPNQPLSVEEVDLMPPQKGEVLVRIVATGVCHTDAYTLSGKDPEGVFPAILGHEGGGIVEAIGEGVTSVAVGDHVIPLYTPECGECKFCRSGKTNLCQAIRSTQGKGLMPDGTTRFSKNGQPIFHYMGTSTFAEHTVVPEISLAKVNKEAPLEEVCLLGCGVTTGMGAVLNTAKVKAGDTVAIFGLGGIGLSAIIGAHMAGAGRIIGIDLNTSKFDLARKLGATDLLNPKDYDKPIQDVIVELTDGGVDFSFECIGNVNVMRSALECCHKGWGESIIIGVAGAGEEIATRPFQLVTGRVWRGSAFGGVKGRSELPGLVDRYLKGEFPLNDFITHTMGLDDINTAFDLMHEGKSIRTVIHFG; via the coding sequence ATGATTAAAACCCGCGCCGCCATCGCTTGGGGTCCAAACCAACCTCTTTCGGTTGAAGAAGTGGATCTGATGCCACCGCAGAAAGGTGAAGTGTTGGTGCGCATCGTCGCCACTGGCGTATGCCACACGGATGCCTATACGCTGTCAGGTAAAGATCCTGAGGGTGTATTCCCAGCGATTCTGGGCCATGAAGGCGGCGGTATTGTGGAAGCGATTGGCGAAGGCGTGACCAGCGTTGCCGTTGGCGACCACGTTATTCCGCTTTACACCCCGGAATGTGGCGAATGTAAATTCTGTCGCTCCGGCAAAACAAACCTGTGTCAGGCTATTCGCTCCACACAGGGCAAAGGCTTGATGCCAGATGGCACCACCCGCTTCTCTAAAAATGGCCAACCGATTTTCCACTACATGGGAACCTCCACGTTCGCCGAGCACACCGTCGTGCCTGAAATTTCGCTAGCAAAAGTGAATAAAGAAGCGCCGCTGGAAGAAGTCTGCCTGCTGGGCTGTGGTGTCACCACCGGCATGGGTGCCGTTCTGAATACCGCAAAAGTTAAAGCAGGCGATACTGTTGCTATTTTTGGCCTCGGCGGCATCGGTTTGTCGGCGATTATCGGCGCACACATGGCCGGTGCAGGTCGCATCATCGGTATCGATCTCAACACCAGCAAATTCGATCTGGCACGTAAACTGGGTGCTACCGATCTGCTCAACCCGAAAGATTACGACAAGCCAATTCAGGACGTCATTGTTGAACTGACCGATGGCGGCGTGGACTTCTCCTTCGAATGTATCGGTAACGTTAACGTTATGCGTTCCGCGCTAGAGTGCTGTCATAAAGGTTGGGGTGAATCCATCATCATCGGTGTGGCCGGTGCAGGCGAAGAAATCGCCACGCGTCCGTTCCAACTGGTAACCGGTCGCGTATGGCGCGGTTCTGCTTTCGGCGGCGTGAAAGGCCGTAGCGAACTACCGGGCCTTGTCGATCGTTACCTAAAAGGCGAATTCCCGCTGAATGACTTCATCACCCACACCATGGGGCTGGACGACATCAACACCGCATTCGATTTAATGCACGAAGGCAAATCGATTCGCACTGTGATTCATTTCGGTTAA
- a CDS encoding LysR family transcriptional regulator, which yields MDLTQLRMFCLVAETGSVARAAEQLHRVPSNLTTRLRQLELELGTDLFIREKQRLRLSPIGHNFLCYAQRILALSEEAISMTRTGEPAGNFALGSMESTAATRLPTLLAAYHQRYPNVSLSLNTGTSGEIIERVRAGTLAAALVDGPVVYDELNGCSCFAEQLVLISDPSHSPITHARDASNDTLFAFRPSCSYRKRLENWFRQDGVVPGTIMEIHSYHAMLACVASGSGLAMLPYAVLESLPAGARVQVHELPPDIAAASTWLVWRRDAFGPNVEALKKLIIEQSAQSE from the coding sequence ATGGATTTGACTCAACTCCGCATGTTCTGTCTCGTCGCCGAAACGGGATCCGTCGCCCGCGCCGCAGAGCAGCTTCACCGAGTGCCCTCAAATCTGACCACGCGGTTACGCCAGTTGGAACTGGAACTCGGCACCGACCTGTTTATCCGAGAAAAACAGCGCCTGCGTCTATCGCCGATTGGGCACAATTTTTTGTGCTATGCACAGCGCATTCTGGCGCTTAGTGAGGAAGCGATCAGCATGACGCGTACGGGTGAACCCGCAGGTAATTTTGCGCTAGGCTCGATGGAAAGCACGGCGGCGACTCGTTTGCCTACGCTATTAGCGGCTTATCATCAGCGCTACCCCAATGTCTCGCTGTCCCTGAATACCGGTACATCGGGGGAAATCATCGAGCGCGTCCGGGCGGGAACGCTGGCCGCGGCGTTAGTTGATGGCCCCGTAGTGTACGATGAACTGAATGGCTGTTCGTGTTTTGCAGAACAATTAGTGCTGATATCCGATCCTTCGCACTCGCCAATTACCCATGCACGAGATGCCAGCAACGATACGCTGTTTGCCTTTCGCCCCAGCTGTTCCTATAGAAAACGCTTAGAGAACTGGTTCCGTCAGGATGGCGTGGTGCCCGGCACCATCATGGAAATTCACTCATACCACGCCATGCTTGCCTGTGTAGCCAGCGGTTCTGGGCTGGCTATGCTGCCCTATGCCGTCCTCGAATCGTTGCCCGCAGGCGCACGTGTTCAGGTACATGAGTTACCGCCTGATATCGCAGCCGCTTCAACCTGGCTGGTATGGCGGCGCGACGCTTTCGGCCCCAATGTCGAGGCACTCAAAAAGCTCATTATTGAGCAGTCCGCTCAGTCGGAATGA
- a CDS encoding methyl-accepting chemotaxis protein, with amino-acid sequence MNFLKNITIRAMLLTILGLFLVVWGGASFFTSTSLSSMTKLLESGETQRKNVEMLVKGNDQYFRTVTRLLRSMDFQQTGETAEAEKVFTSATTAFKNTSDQLAAFKAAGHVGVDKEAADNMIASWTQLLDNGLTPMLNAARDNRQEEFRQLFRKAYPPLSVAFGSSMDKYQAAIISSSETSMKEVYDLVDWSNYILLAAVIIGLLILLLTDRYLVNYLVKPLNMIKGYFQVLAAGQLGHPLDEFGRNCAGQLIPYLKEMQGSLVNTVSIIRDSSASIHQGSSEIKSGNNDLSARTEQQAAALEQTAASMEELSATVKQNADNVHQATKLAQDASVAAKKGGEVTADVMATMASITTSSKKIADITSVINGIAFQTNILALNAAVEAARAGEQGRGFAVVAGEVRNLAQRSAQAAKEIESLIAESVQRVNMGSNQVTQTGEAMDSIISAITRVNDLMGEIASASDEQSRGISQIGLAVTEMDGVTQQNSALVQESAAAAASLEDQARQLTEAVSVFQLSAAEAPRRPQQRLAEKAPAAQKPMLLAAAGGKKGNANDNWETF; translated from the coding sequence GTGAACTTTTTAAAAAATATCACCATCAGGGCAATGCTTTTAACAATATTGGGGCTGTTTTTAGTTGTATGGGGCGGAGCATCTTTCTTTACCTCCACCTCATTAAGCAGCATGACCAAACTATTGGAGTCCGGCGAAACTCAGCGTAAAAACGTAGAGATGCTGGTAAAAGGCAATGACCAGTATTTTCGTACGGTTACTCGCTTGTTGCGTTCGATGGACTTCCAGCAAACGGGCGAAACTGCGGAAGCAGAAAAAGTATTTACGTCAGCGACAACGGCGTTTAAAAACACGTCAGATCAACTGGCGGCGTTTAAAGCCGCTGGACATGTCGGCGTCGATAAAGAAGCGGCAGACAATATGATCGCGTCGTGGACCCAATTGCTGGATAACGGGTTGACGCCAATGTTGAACGCCGCGCGTGATAATCGTCAGGAGGAGTTTCGTCAGCTTTTCCGCAAAGCGTACCCGCCGCTGAGCGTCGCGTTTGGCAGTAGTATGGATAAATATCAGGCCGCAATTATTTCGTCGTCAGAGACGTCAATGAAAGAGGTCTACGATCTGGTTGACTGGAGTAATTATATCCTGCTGGCTGCGGTGATTATTGGGTTGCTCATCCTGCTGCTGACCGATCGTTATCTGGTTAACTATCTGGTCAAGCCGTTGAATATGATCAAAGGCTATTTCCAAGTTCTGGCTGCCGGGCAGCTTGGTCACCCGCTTGATGAATTTGGCCGTAACTGTGCTGGGCAACTGATCCCTTACCTGAAAGAGATGCAGGGAAGTCTGGTTAATACGGTTTCAATTATTCGCGATAGTTCTGCATCGATTCATCAGGGCTCAAGCGAGATCAAAAGCGGCAATAACGATCTGTCCGCACGCACCGAGCAGCAGGCTGCCGCACTGGAACAGACGGCTGCCAGTATGGAAGAATTGAGTGCGACGGTGAAACAGAATGCCGATAACGTTCATCAGGCGACGAAGTTGGCACAGGACGCTTCTGTAGCGGCGAAAAAAGGCGGTGAGGTCACGGCAGATGTAATGGCGACGATGGCGAGTATTACGACAAGCTCGAAGAAAATTGCAGACATCACCAGCGTGATCAACGGTATTGCCTTCCAGACCAATATTCTGGCGCTGAATGCGGCAGTAGAAGCAGCCAGAGCCGGTGAACAAGGTCGCGGCTTTGCGGTCGTTGCGGGTGAAGTCCGTAATCTGGCTCAGCGTAGTGCTCAGGCGGCGAAAGAAATTGAAAGCCTGATTGCGGAATCAGTTCAACGCGTCAACATGGGATCAAATCAGGTCACACAGACTGGCGAAGCGATGGATTCCATCATTTCTGCGATTACTCGTGTGAACGATCTGATGGGTGAAATTGCATCGGCGTCGGATGAACAGAGTCGCGGTATTAGCCAGATTGGTCTGGCTGTTACCGAGATGGATGGCGTTACGCAACAGAACTCCGCGCTGGTTCAGGAATCTGCCGCCGCTGCTGCATCGCTGGAAGATCAGGCTCGTCAGTTGACTGAAGCCGTATCGGTGTTCCAACTGTCGGCCGCAGAGGCACCTCGTCGTCCTCAACAGCGTCTGGCGGAGAAAGCGCCAGCAGCGCAGAAGCCGATGTTACTCGCGGCCGCTGGCGGTAAGAAAGGCAACGCCAACGACAACTGGGAAACTTTCTGA
- the folE gene encoding GTP cyclohydrolase I FolE codes for MSSLSKEAVMVHEALLARGLETPLRGALLDRDTRKQRIAEHMTEIMNLLSLDLGDDSLAETPTRIAKMYVDEIFSGLDYANFPKITIIENKMKVDEMVTVRDITLTSTCEHHFVMIDGKATVAYIPKDGVIGLSKLNRIVQFFSQRPQVQERLTQQILVALQTLLGTNNVAVSIDAVHYCVKARGIRDATSATTTTSLGGLFKSSQNTRQEFLRAVRHHN; via the coding sequence ATGTCATCACTAAGTAAAGAAGCCGTTATGGTGCACGAAGCGCTGCTGGCACGCGGTCTGGAAACGCCGCTGCGTGGGGCGTTGTTGGATCGGGATACGCGTAAGCAACGTATTGCCGAGCATATGACGGAAATTATGAATTTGCTGAGCCTCGATCTGGGCGATGACAGCCTGGCTGAAACACCGACTCGTATCGCCAAAATGTACGTTGATGAAATATTCTCCGGTTTGGACTACGCCAACTTCCCCAAAATCACCATCATTGAAAACAAAATGAAGGTCGATGAAATGGTCACCGTGCGTGATATCACATTGACCAGCACCTGCGAACACCATTTCGTGATGATCGATGGGAAAGCTACGGTGGCGTATATTCCAAAAGATGGCGTCATTGGCTTGTCGAAGCTCAACCGAATCGTTCAGTTTTTCTCTCAGCGTCCTCAGGTGCAGGAGCGCTTAACTCAGCAGATTTTGGTTGCGCTGCAAACGCTGTTGGGAACAAACAATGTTGCGGTCTCGATTGATGCAGTGCACTACTGCGTGAAGGCACGCGGTATTCGTGATGCGACTAGCGCAACGACCACGACATCGTTAGGCGGACTGTTTAAATCCAGCCAGAACACGCGTCAGGAATTCTTGCGCGCGGTACGCCACCACAATTAA
- a CDS encoding DUF418 family protein — protein sequence MPSHTIPSPHFPPSRIVALDFARGIAILGILLLNITAFGLPHAAYLNPAWQGQATLSDALTWAAMDLIAQAKFLTLFSLLFGAGLQLLLSRGKRWVHARLFWLMVIGLIHAIFLWDGDILLDYALIGLVCYGMIRHAESGRLLMRTGAFLYLVGISVLFVLSQILNLQPGRFWLPGMADITYEVYWRALGGPVAWENRVDLLTESLLSLGVQYGWLLAGSMLLGAGLMRSGWLKGEFSTAHYRNVALWLIPLGVAINSIGVVGQWLVGWEYRWSGLLLQIPRELSSPLQAIGYLALCYGFWTTLCQWRITYWITDIGRMALTNYLLQTLICVVLFNQLGLFMAFSRLQLLALVPAIWVVNLVFSHYWLRYFRQGPLEWLWRKLTNAIAKAT from the coding sequence ATGCCTTCTCACACTATACCGTCACCTCATTTTCCACCCTCGCGGATCGTTGCGCTGGATTTCGCGCGCGGCATCGCTATTTTGGGCATTCTCCTGCTGAATATTACGGCGTTTGGTTTACCGCATGCGGCATATCTGAATCCTGCCTGGCAGGGACAAGCGACATTATCTGATGCCTTAACCTGGGCGGCGATGGATCTGATCGCGCAGGCAAAATTTCTGACGCTATTTTCTCTTCTTTTTGGTGCGGGATTACAGCTTCTGCTCTCGCGGGGGAAACGCTGGGTACATGCACGTTTGTTCTGGTTGATGGTCATCGGGCTAATTCATGCCATTTTTCTGTGGGATGGCGATATTTTGCTCGACTATGCGCTGATTGGGCTGGTGTGTTACGGCATGATTCGCCATGCGGAGAGCGGTCGATTGCTAATGCGTACTGGGGCTTTCCTGTATCTGGTGGGGATCAGTGTGTTGTTTGTGCTGAGCCAGATTCTGAATTTGCAACCGGGGCGATTCTGGTTGCCGGGCATGGCGGATATCACCTATGAGGTTTACTGGCGGGCCTTAGGTGGGCCCGTGGCGTGGGAGAATCGCGTTGATCTGTTAACGGAAAGCCTGTTATCGCTGGGCGTGCAGTATGGCTGGCTATTGGCGGGATCGATGTTACTCGGTGCAGGGTTGATGCGCAGCGGTTGGCTAAAAGGTGAGTTCAGTACCGCCCATTATCGCAACGTTGCCCTGTGGCTAATTCCGCTGGGGGTGGCAATTAACAGTATTGGCGTGGTGGGTCAGTGGCTGGTGGGCTGGGAGTATCGCTGGAGCGGGCTGTTATTGCAGATTCCACGTGAGTTGAGCTCACCATTACAGGCGATAGGGTATCTTGCGCTGTGTTATGGCTTTTGGACCACGCTGTGCCAGTGGCGAATCACGTATTGGATTACAGATATCGGGCGTATGGCGCTAACCAACTATTTGCTGCAAACACTGATTTGTGTGGTGCTGTTTAACCAGCTTGGCCTGTTTATGGCCTTCAGCCGCCTGCAACTGCTGGCGCTGGTTCCCGCTATCTGGGTCGTCAATCTGGTCTTTTCTCACTACTGGCTACGTTATTTCCGTCAGGGGCCGCTTGAATGGCTGTGGCGTAAACTCACCAATGCGATAGCGAAAGCCACGTAG
- the sanA gene encoding outer membrane permeability protein SanA: MWKRLTFGLLALIGVLLLSAFALDRWISWKTAPFIYDELQTLPKRQVGVVLGTAKYYRTGVINQYYLFRMQGTINAYNSGKVSYLLLSGDNALQSYNEPMTMRRDLIAAGVPPSDIVLDYAGFRTLDSIVRTRKVFDTNDFTIITQRFHCERALFIALHLGIQAQCYAVPSPKNMMTVRVREFGARLGALFDLYILKREPRFLGPQVPIPAEHKIPEDAPDYPAVLPEQVLTSPVNQTKPYQQPTRTASEPTQQNEKVTP, from the coding sequence ATGTGGAAACGCCTGACATTCGGTTTGTTAGCCCTCATTGGCGTGCTGCTGCTCTCTGCTTTTGCGCTCGATCGCTGGATCAGCTGGAAAACCGCACCATTCATTTACGATGAACTTCAGACCTTGCCGAAACGTCAGGTCGGTGTCGTATTGGGGACAGCAAAGTACTACCGTACCGGCGTGATCAATCAGTATTACCTGTTCCGTATGCAAGGGACGATTAACGCTTACAACAGCGGTAAAGTCAGCTATCTGCTATTAAGCGGTGATAACGCGCTGCAAAGTTACAATGAACCGATGACGATGCGCCGCGATTTGATCGCTGCGGGCGTTCCGCCTTCGGACATCGTGCTGGACTACGCGGGGTTCCGCACGCTGGATTCCATCGTCAGAACGCGCAAGGTGTTTGATACCAACGATTTCACCATCATTACCCAGCGTTTCCACTGCGAGCGTGCGCTATTCATCGCGCTGCACCTTGGTATTCAGGCGCAGTGTTACGCCGTACCTTCCCCCAAAAATATGATGACCGTGCGAGTTCGTGAATTTGGCGCTCGTCTGGGCGCGCTGTTCGATCTGTATATTCTCAAACGCGAGCCACGCTTTTTAGGCCCACAGGTGCCGATTCCAGCAGAGCATAAGATCCCAGAAGATGCGCCAGACTACCCTGCTGTTCTGCCGGAGCAGGTGCTGACCTCACCAGTTAATCAGACTAAGCCTTACCAACAACCGACGAGAACAGCATCGGAACCTACGCAGCAGAACGAGAAAGTCACTCCGTAG